In one window of Brassica rapa cultivar Chiifu-401-42 chromosome A07, CAAS_Brap_v3.01, whole genome shotgun sequence DNA:
- the LOC103845930 gene encoding peptide methionine sulfoxide reductase MsrB translates to MAFTMYSCKECGSDLNLNPNDLFPPDFYFEAGNKATISFAAVDADKFRFEKEDKIMPFFETLNYWGIQRKRTKIKCHSCGHLVGYIYDDGPPLTGGIGQYGFGPSQVVPRAPRYRFKTKTLLISSQT, encoded by the coding sequence ATGGCGTTCACGATGTACAGCTGCAAGGAATGCGGATCCGATCTAAACCTTAACCCTAACGACCTGTTCCCTCCCGATTTCTACTTCGAAGCCGGGAACAAAGCAACCATCTCCTTCGCCGCCGTCGACGCCGACAAATTCAGATTCGAGAAGGAGGACAAGATCATGCCCTTCTTCGAAACCCTTAATTACTGGGGAATCCAACGTAAACGAACCAAGATCAAGTGCCATAGCTGCGGCCACCTCGTGGGTTACATCTACGACGATGGTCCTCCTCTCACCGGCGGTATCGGTCAGTACGGGTTCGGTCCGAGTCAGGTCGTTCCTCGTGCCCCTCGTTATCGATTCAAAACCAAGACCCTTCTGATCTCGTCCCAGACATAA